A stretch of the Ensifer sp. PDNC004 genome encodes the following:
- a CDS encoding bifunctional rhamnulose-1-phosphate aldolase/short-chain dehydrogenase: MLDKQQGARLANLWDEAKAAGMSESERLLYRSNLLGSDKRITNYGGGNTSAKVMEKDPLGGGTVEVLWVKGSGGDVGTIKLDGFATLYMDKLNALKSIYRGVAFEDEMVGYLPHCTFNLNPRAASIDTPLHAYVPKKHVDHMHPDAIIAIAAAKNSRELTAKIFGDDIGWLPWKRPGYELGLWLEKFCLENPRARGVVLESHGLFTWGDTAKEAYGTTVEIINKAIAWFEAENAKPAFGGAVRPALDAAARADVARKLMPVIRGLISADEKKVGHFDDSQAVLDFVTSMDLKPLAALGTSCPDHFLRTKIRPLVVDFDAASPDVDKTLAALPDAIAAYRADYAAYYERCKHADSPAMRDPNAVVYLVPGVGMITFAKDKATARISGEFYVNAINVMRGASGVSTYVGLPEQEAFDIEYWLLEEAKLQRMPKPKSLAGRIALVTGGAGGIGKATANRLMQEGACVVLADIDETALAAAEGELSKRYGKDFVRSVSMNVTRETAVEGGFADALLAFGGLDILVSNAGLASSAAIEDTTLALWTKNIDILTTGYFLVSREAFRIFRQQKAGGNVVFVASKNGLAASPGASAYCTAKAAEIHLARCLALEGASAQIRVNVVNPDAVLRGSKIWTGEWKEQRAAAYKMDVDDLEAHYRERSMLKLSVFPEDIAEAIYFLSSDMSAKSTGNIINVDAGNAQSFTR; encoded by the coding sequence ATGCTCGACAAGCAGCAGGGTGCGCGACTTGCAAACCTTTGGGACGAGGCAAAGGCTGCCGGCATGAGCGAATCCGAGCGCTTGCTCTATCGCTCCAACCTGCTCGGCTCCGACAAGCGCATCACCAATTACGGCGGCGGCAACACCTCGGCCAAGGTGATGGAGAAGGACCCGCTTGGGGGCGGCACGGTCGAGGTTCTCTGGGTCAAAGGTTCGGGCGGCGACGTCGGAACGATCAAGCTCGACGGCTTTGCCACGCTCTATATGGACAAGCTCAACGCGCTGAAGTCGATCTATCGCGGCGTCGCGTTCGAAGACGAGATGGTCGGCTACCTGCCGCACTGCACCTTCAACCTCAATCCGCGCGCCGCCTCGATCGACACGCCCCTGCATGCCTATGTGCCGAAGAAGCATGTCGACCACATGCACCCCGACGCGATCATCGCGATTGCCGCAGCCAAGAACAGCCGTGAACTGACGGCAAAGATTTTTGGCGACGACATCGGCTGGCTGCCGTGGAAGCGCCCGGGCTACGAGCTCGGCCTGTGGCTCGAAAAATTCTGCCTGGAAAATCCCCGGGCGCGCGGTGTCGTGCTTGAAAGCCATGGCCTCTTCACCTGGGGCGACACGGCGAAAGAAGCCTACGGGACCACGGTCGAGATCATCAACAAGGCAATCGCCTGGTTCGAGGCCGAGAACGCCAAGCCGGCCTTTGGCGGTGCGGTTAGGCCGGCGCTCGACGCGGCGGCCCGCGCCGACGTCGCGCGCAAGCTGATGCCGGTCATCCGCGGCCTGATCAGCGCCGACGAGAAGAAGGTCGGCCATTTCGACGACAGCCAGGCCGTGCTCGATTTCGTCACGTCGATGGATCTGAAGCCGCTGGCCGCCCTCGGCACGAGCTGCCCCGACCACTTCCTGCGCACCAAGATCCGGCCGCTGGTGGTCGATTTCGACGCGGCCAGCCCCGATGTCGACAAGACGTTGGCGGCACTTCCCGACGCGATCGCGGCTTACCGCGCCGACTACGCCGCCTATTACGAGCGCTGCAAACATGCCGACAGCCCGGCGATGCGCGATCCGAATGCAGTGGTCTATCTCGTGCCCGGCGTCGGCATGATCACCTTTGCCAAGGACAAGGCGACCGCCCGCATCTCCGGCGAGTTCTATGTCAACGCCATCAACGTCATGCGCGGCGCCTCCGGCGTCTCAACCTATGTCGGCCTGCCGGAACAGGAAGCCTTCGACATCGAATACTGGCTGCTTGAGGAAGCAAAGCTCCAGCGCATGCCGAAGCCGAAGAGCCTCGCCGGCCGGATCGCGCTCGTCACCGGCGGCGCCGGCGGTATCGGCAAGGCGACGGCCAACCGGCTGATGCAGGAGGGCGCCTGCGTCGTGCTCGCCGATATCGACGAGACCGCGCTTGCGGCGGCCGAAGGCGAACTCTCCAAGCGCTACGGCAAGGATTTCGTCCGCTCCGTCAGCATGAACGTCACCAGAGAGACGGCGGTCGAGGGCGGCTTTGCCGACGCGCTGCTCGCCTTCGGCGGCCTCGATATCCTCGTTTCCAATGCCGGCCTCGCCTCGTCTGCCGCGATCGAAGACACGACGCTGGCGCTCTGGACCAAGAACATCGACATCCTGACGACAGGCTATTTCCTCGTCTCGCGAGAAGCCTTCCGCATCTTCCGCCAGCAGAAGGCCGGCGGCAACGTCGTCTTCGTCGCCTCCAAGAACGGTCTTGCCGCCTCCCCCGGCGCATCGGCCTATTGCACCGCCAAGGCGGCGGAGATCCACCTCGCCCGCTGCCTGGCGCTCGAAGGCGCTTCCGCCCAGATCCGCGTCAACGTCGTCAATCCGGACGCGGTGCTGCGCGGCTCGAAGATTTGGACCGGCGAGTGGAAGGAACAGCGCGCCGCCGCCTACAAGATGGATGTCGACGACCTCGAGGCGCATTATCGCGAGCGCTCGATGCTGAAGCTCAGCGTCTTTCCCGAGGATATCGCCGAGGCGATCTACTTCCTTTCATCCGACATGTCGGCGAAATCGACCGGCAACATCATCAATGTCGACGCGGGCAACGCCCAGTCGTTTACCCGCTGA